Within the Pseudonocardia alni genome, the region CGCCGGTGGTAGAACGACGCCCATGACCGCTTCAGCGAACGACGACCCGACCAGCGCCGAGGACGAGGTCGTGCAGCTGTGTTCGGAGCTGATCCGGATCGACACGACCAACACCGCCGACCCGGAGACCCTCGTCGGTGAGGCCGAGGCGGCCGACTACGTCGCGGACAAGCTGCGCGAGGTCGGCTACGACGTCGAGCTGGTCGAGTCCGGTATGCCCGGGCGGATGAACGTGATCGCCCGGCTCGAGGGCGCCGACCGCTCCCGCGGTGCACTGCTGATGCACGGCCACCTCGACGTCGTCCCCGCGGACGCGAGCGAGTGGTCGGTGCACCCGTTCTCCGGGGCCGTGCAGGACGGCTACGTCTGGGGCCGCGGCGCCGTCGACATGAAGGACATGGACGCGATGATGCTGGCGGTCGCCCGCCGCTTCAAGCGTGAGGGCGTCGTCCCGCCGCGGGACATCGTGTGGGCCTTCGTCGCCGACGAGGAGGCCGGCGGGAAGTGGGGCGCGCAGTGGCTGGTCGAGCACCGGCCCGATCTCTTCGAGGGGTGCACCGAGGCCGTCGGAGAGGTCGGCGGGTTCTCGCTGACCCTCGGTGAGGACCAGCGGGCGTACCTGATCGAGGCCGCGGAGAAGGGCATCGCCTGGATGCGGCTGCGGGCCAGGGGCAAGCCCGGCCACGGCTCGTTCCTGCACGACGACAACGCCGTCACCATCCTGGCCGAGGCCGTCGCCCGGCTCGGGAACCACACGTTCCCGCTCACGATCACCGACACGGTGCAGGCGTTCCTGGACCGGATGACCGAGCTGACCGGCGTCGAGTACCCGGAGGACGACCTCGAGGGCGCACTGGCCAAGCTCGGCCCGATCTCGCGGATCATCGGCGCGACCGTCCGGGACACCGCGAACCCGACGATGCTCGACGCCGGGTACAAGGCCAACGTCATCCCGTCGACGGCCGAGGCGGTCGTGGACTGCCGGGTGCTGCCGGGCCGCGAGGAGGCGTTCCTGCGCGAGGTCGACGAGCTGCTCGGCCCGGACGTCGAGCGCGAGTGGGTCACCGACCTGCCCGCCGTCGAGACGCCGTTCGAGGGTGCACTGACCGACGCGATGCAGGCCGCGCTGCGCACCGAGGACCCGACCGCCGAGATCGTCCCGTACATGCTGTCCGGGGGGACCGACGCGAAGGCGTTCTCGACGCTGGGCATGAAGTGCTACGGCTTCGCGCCGCTGCGGCTCCCCCCGGAGCTGGACTTCGCGTCGCTGTTCCACGGCATCGACGAGCGGGTGCCGGTGGACGCGCTGCGGTTCGGCACCCGGGTGCTCGACCGCTTCCTGCGCACGGTGTGACGGGGACGCCGGGCCCGGCCGGCCCGGCACCCCGCTCCGTGACGGCACCGGCCGCCGGGTGGAAGGGTGGCGGCATGGATCTCTCGGGCAAGGTCGCCCTGGTCACCGGAGGCGCGTCGGGCATCGGCGCGGCCGCGGTCGACCGGCTGGTGGCGGCAGGTGCGCAGGTCGTGGTCGTCGACCGGGACGCCGACGGCGCCGCGGCCGTCGCGGAGAGGGCCGGTGGGCTCGCCCACGCGGCCGACGTCACCGACCCCGCGGCGATGGCCGCCGCGGTGGCCGCGGCCGAGGAGCGTTTCGG harbors:
- a CDS encoding M20/M25/M40 family metallo-hydrolase, translating into MTASANDDPTSAEDEVVQLCSELIRIDTTNTADPETLVGEAEAADYVADKLREVGYDVELVESGMPGRMNVIARLEGADRSRGALLMHGHLDVVPADASEWSVHPFSGAVQDGYVWGRGAVDMKDMDAMMLAVARRFKREGVVPPRDIVWAFVADEEAGGKWGAQWLVEHRPDLFEGCTEAVGEVGGFSLTLGEDQRAYLIEAAEKGIAWMRLRARGKPGHGSFLHDDNAVTILAEAVARLGNHTFPLTITDTVQAFLDRMTELTGVEYPEDDLEGALAKLGPISRIIGATVRDTANPTMLDAGYKANVIPSTAEAVVDCRVLPGREEAFLREVDELLGPDVEREWVTDLPAVETPFEGALTDAMQAALRTEDPTAEIVPYMLSGGTDAKAFSTLGMKCYGFAPLRLPPELDFASLFHGIDERVPVDALRFGTRVLDRFLRTV